The DNA segment GTGGGGTGCGGCATGGCTGCACAAAGCCTCGAGGAAACGAGCGTACAGAGAATTCATTGTGAAAAACGAGGTGATTCTCAGGGCTGGAGATACCATCAATGAGTTTGGTTGGGATAATAAGCATGCTGGGATTAATGTCTTAATCTCCAAGGTAACCAAATCTAAATTATTCATTTGTTTGTTATCTCGTTCCTATCAACACCATTAGTTGTAGATCAAGAAACCAAGATTAGTGTGAGAATAGTGTTTCTTGTTTGTTTGGTTGCAAGGAGACTGACTACTAATGTATAAGAATTAAATTAACATAGGTAGAGAGATAGATGGTGTTGTCTGGTTATCACGTGTTGATGGCACGACTTTCGATCATATAATTGGAAGTGGGGTTCACATTACAATTATGGGTCCTACGATCCTATCATCCTATCTAGCTAGTTTGGTATTCCATATGTGTGTTCATTAAAAGCTTTTTATCTTAGAACAAAACCAGCATAGATGTGTGAACCAATATCAGCATACTAGGGTCGTGCTAATATAGACAAGTAATATGGAATATTTAAACTATAGAATATAAGATGAAACATGGGATATAACCAATTAGAAATGGTCATGTGACATGGAAGCTAAATCTTAAGGGAAGACATACCTCATGGGACATTCCCCTTTTTCTGCCCAGTGTATATGCTCCTAGATTTGGCATcatatagttttaataatataacgtTGCCTTATGGAAGCTAGTCCTCACATGGCCCCTGGCCCCATGAACCATGACTAGTGAGTGGATAAAAAGTGTGAATTTATATAAATCTAGATATAATATTAGACACTTGATTATCCATTGTAGGTAGGTTAAATGTATGCAGTATATGACTTTGTGGCCTTTCCTGTTGGAAGGAGTTTGCATGTGGTGTATCACATGAGTATATCTCCTACTTGTGGTTTTGCCTTTGGATATAGGTTTTCATTACATATGCATCTAGTTACACCAACATTATTATTAGTAGTATCCAGGCTTCAGGCCTATAGACTGCAAGTGGGGacaataaaaagagaaaagggTAGAGAAGTCTTTGGTTACTGCTACAAAGCATGTGGCACAAAGACTGAGAAAAGTGTTATGTCCTTACCAGTTCCCATTCTGCTGCAAAAGCCTTAGTGGGTTTTTCGTTTTGTCATTTCTCAACAGTCTTTTCTGCTTAAGAAAAGGGATTTGTCAAGTCCCCTTTCATTATCTTAGTTTGACATGGcgctctctgtttttttttataaattatccaCTGCCCATTCCACATCTCAAAACCTTATTTTATGCATGGGTTTAATATAAGTGTTTTTGTCATGTTTTGGTAACAGGAAGTGCTAATGGGAAAAGCAGAGTATTTTGAGTCTTTCAAGCAAAACGCCGATGGATTTATCTGTTCTATATTGCCTGGAGTATCTCACCCCCAAGTCCAATACTCTCGAGGTAAACAATCCATCatttgtattttcatttttttctcattatCAAAGTACTTTTCCCATTTCACGTGATTTACTTTTGtcttttcattcaaaaaaaaaatgttttaaagttatattaatcaaatagtAGTAAATCTATATTTTGTCTTACACAGGAGGTCTGCTTGTGAAAACTGGAGGGAGTAACATGCAACATGTAACATCACTATCTTTCCTCCTATTGGCTTACTCTAACTATCTGAGCCATGCCAAAAAGGTTGTGCCTTGTGGCGAATTAACTGCCTCCCCATCTCTCCTCCGCCAAGTCGCCAAGCGTCAGGTAAGAGACAAAACTCATGGTCCCAAACTTTCTCACATTTTggaccaaaaacaaaacacatagCCGTTTTGCTTTGGGACCAAACCTTAGAAATAAGCCGTTTTGGGAAATttgtttgatctttttttttgttgtgacGCATGAACAGGTGGATTACATTTTAGGTGACAACCCGTTGGGAATGTCTTACATGGTTGGGTACGGTCGACGGTTTCCACGTAGGATTCACCACCGTGGCAGCTCGGTTCCTTCAGTCTCGGCCCATCCAGCACGTATAGGCTGCAAGGAAGGCTCTCGCTATTTCCTCAGCCCAAATCCTAACCCAAACCTTCTCGTTGGTGCTGTTGTTGGTGGGCCTAATGTCACTGATGCTTTTCCTGACTCGAGACCTTACTTCGTGCAGTCAGAGCCCACGACTTACATCAACGCACCACTCGTTGGACTTCTTGGTTACTTCTCGACCCATTCTTCTTGGCGATGAGGATGGTCTCTAGTAGTTACACTCCCTCTCTCCTTAGAGGTGTGCTGGGAACTTTAGGCCACCCTAAAccctttaattatttttatgttatttccaCTCTTTTATTTTCTACTTAACCAATTGTATTGTACGCCCGTAATTAGTGAAGAAGATTAAAGAGTTGTACCGGTGTGAAAATAACTCACCTTTGCACTTTTTTGAGTCGTTACTTAAATTAGCTTACATAATCTAAGATACTAGACAAGTGAAAACTGGCTAGAAAACTTGACTGGATCATCTAACCGACACTACTACGAGATCTACTAAATTTGTTATCTTCCTTATGTTTTCGTGTTTAAGATTTTGggaaactttaatattttcataattatttgattattttcataaatctcTGTGCGCCAATAAAATTTCATGTCTTTTAAATTTaggaaaattaatttttctatgataaatatgtattaagaaaaaaaatctgagtTTTGAAGCTGTTATAAATAAGGGTTTAGAGGATTGTAAAATTATTCATTCACGTAATAATATACAACCTCTAAACAAGCctcaatatgttttttttaagttccTTGCTTTCTTGAGATTTGATTCGCATTTTTTCTCAACAGTTACATTACAAATTACCATTGTAACAACCTCGAAGAGATAAAAGAAAAACCAAAGAAGAAAGAAGGTGGTTTTAGGTATGAGAAGCAGAAGAGTAATTCATTCCACATGATTCTCCTGTCAACAAATCAAGAAGCATCTTCTTGTATGGCATTGCATTCATGAgcctgcaacaacaacaactcttttagattatttttctaattaaatCAAGGAACCCTATAACGAATATATGAATCACACCTCTCTCTGCGCTTCTCCAGGAACCGAGCCAACGATGCTTTACGAGCTTGAGGAACTGAATTTTTTTAGCAATTGTTGTGTTAAGAGATATAATTTGTTGAATAAATTAACCTtgaatataattgttttttttttcatagatATACCTGAAGGCATCATATAGCCAGGATCTACGTTGAACGATTCGATCATGCTCATTGCATTAGTCGCATCAACGGGTCTGTCTCCACACCTAGAGAAATTATCACAGTAAGTGGCAGAGCTTGATGATGCAGCAGCAGTAGCAGCGTTATGGAATTGTTTTCCATAGACTCTTTCAGTTTCTATAAGAGGTTTCTTCAATCTGCTCTCTCCAGTGTCTATTTTCAAACCATTCCCGGCACATATCATAATGGCTTGAGCCTAATCACAGGTGACAggtcagtacatgctaagtgtaATTGTGAACTGTATGAATCTATACCTTATCCGGAGATATGTCATTAAAGACGCTAACGGTTCCAGCATAGAAGATAGTCAGCTGAGGATTCGCGTTTTGAAACGCGCCGCTATACTGGCTTCTGCGGTGAATGCTGGCCGCAGATTCTGGGCCCCACTGTCTAGCTGCTTTCGTGCTGGAACCTACAGCATCCATGTTTATTATCCAATCCTCACTTTTATGCATAACTtgatgtaaatattattttctttttggtcaaagatgtaaatattattattattattgatttttttataacaaaagaaGTTTTGACGATAATAAACCTGCTTTATACGGCTATATTATTACTGAATTAATCTCCTAACTTTTAGTTTCTCTTAAACCCTCAAGCGTACAAGTAGCGAGACAAGAACACAAACCTCGTTCTCCGACACGATCATCTTTAACGTTATTCAAGTACTGCTTGTCGCTGAAGCCCAGAAAATCTCTTTCCATCTCAAACCAAATCGAAAAAATACTaacacaaaacaaattactcctCTATTTCTGCCCAAacagatttttaaaaagaagaaaaacaaaacaaggtAGTGGAAGGTTTCCTTTTGGTAATGGTTCAGACACGCTTTGCTTTCCTGTTTTTAAAGGCATGTTTGATTAAACCATGTGGGGATATTTTTCACCGGGGAGAAACGGTTGGTACTACTGGCTAGACCGGTTAGTTCTCACGtgttttttatgtttctcttttggaTGGTAGACATCGGTCGGTGGATATGATTTCATTCAAATTTTTAGTAGAGAATAATAAGAGGTTAGCAACTTAACTGGCTATTGAATCTTTTGTTCGTTAACTCGCGCACATGTGAAATGTGTGGGTTTGATATTTAGCACATCCTTTCTCTTTCTAAAGACACAGTAACTTTCATTTGCTTCTCCAAGGCCTATAAGTATGTTATCGGCCCAACATACAAACATTGTGACAGGAGGTCTTCTTTCGAATTTTGACAAGGTCTTTTTTGCACACCAAAAATTACTATCTTAATGATGTTATCGCTTTTAATCTAATCGTTTAAATTCTTTCTCACTCAAATAAACTTCGATGTCAAATTAGGAATTTAAGTGGATTCAAAGTTCAAACTAATAGTCTTTGAGTGAGTTAAGAATTTGACTGAATTAGAAAAACATAGGAGTTCAAATTACTATCTTAATGATGTTATCGCTTATGGAACAACAATATTGATGCTACTTGTATTCTTTGTAAGGCGACACAAAAAAGTTGGTCTTTACATGTATGAAGGTCTGGAACGGGTTTTCTCAAgtacatagagagagagatcagtAATTCAAGAAGACATTGAGAGATACCACAAGACGAGATCTGATTGGAAGTTTATTGACAAGATTGTCAAGAACATATTATGCTCTTTGCAGGAAGTAGGTTACATGGCTGGGAGCAAGGATGCAAGTATTAACCAAGTACTGTTAGTTTAGTGGTAGAAGAATTCGAATATAGTATAAAGTcatttgttttgggtttgatttCTGTTGCGAATAAAGTTGTTGATAGTTGGTTAGTTTGGGCTTGGATTTCGGTTCATACAGTTTACAAGGTAGTTACTTTGACATTAATTAGTTTAAATCCTAATCTAGactaaaaaatagaataataaaaaatataaatatattactccatcaatttaaatgaaatagGATTAAAGCATTTTTTACCTCAAATttcattttggagtaaaaactGGAGTGAAGTTGGAATGTTAAAACATACATTAGAAACATTGGATTACAGTAAATTAAATTTATCCATACAATGTCACAGTAAAAGTTAAATTCCGAACACTTCTATCAGTTGAACCAAAACCATGTACTTACCTGAATGGCGTTACTATACTTTAGTGATCAAGAAACAATCCATAGAGATTGAGCCATGTTTGCCTTTAATTTGAATGAATTGTCCCAAAATATACAAGTACGTACACAATGAATAAAAAACTATAGTTTTAACAAAGAAAATCCATTGAAATCTTCACGCTTGTTCAAGATAACATTGATGTAACAAaagtttttaacaaataaaacagaTTCACAAAGCATATAAGAGTTTGTTTATGGATGCTTCTTAGAAGCTGTTTGTTTCTCGAGTTGTTCGAAAAGAGAACCATCGTACGCAGCTCTCACTGTCTCTTTGTGCAACAGACCGTTCTTGTCTTTACACAAATAATGCAGCATCTTCCACTCCGTGTATCCAGCAATCCTGCATTTTTTAACTCTAAATATTATTGATCGCGTTTCCGGTTATGATGTAAACTAAACCGGTTGGGATACTTACGCTCCTTTGCGATCATTAGGCTCTTTGTTTGCGTTGAGGAGTTGTTTGAGTTCCTCCCCCGTCAAAGCATCGGGATGTGTCTTTGAATGCTTCGCGAATATCTCCTCGAACTTTGATGCCACAAACctccaaaaaaattatagaaaaacaaATACAGTAGTATTAAgtaaaatgtacaaaattatcaaaatttgcGTCATTAATATATACTACACGCAAGTTATCAGATACCTGCCATCCTTATCGTAAACGCCTGAATCGCTGCCATGTTTGGCAAGGTGAATATTCTTAACCTCTATGGGAAATGAGAAGGAGAAACCTTTACCCTGCAGATCAAAACACATATCACTGATTCCTTTTGTCATAAGCTATGAAATTAACACTAccaatatttaactttttaattgtGCTAATAGTTCAGTTTTCAAGTTACCGGACGAGTTTTGCTGCTTAGACCCATGTTGATGAACAGAGAAGCAAATGCCGACAAGAGATAGCCACATCCGATTGCTCTAAACCCTGTTCTTGTTTCGGCATGATCCGACCGTAACATCAGTCagagaatataaaaaaaaatatgtacttTTACTACAGAATCCATAAGTCCACGCACTATACAGAAAACAAAAGATCCCTAAGGCAAATCTAATTTTAGAGATTATAAGATTCATAGACTTCCTGGTTTAACTAAAGAGTTATTCTTTTTTCAGACCGTACCTTGATATGTCTCCGATGGATAAACGATGCCATCTTTGTTCCGGTCAAAGAAGGCCACATGTCTCTGCAAGAAGTTATCCTCTTCGGGCACAAATTTCACTCCTAGAAAAAACCCAAAACGTTTCAAGATCGATTTTATCATGGTACATATTGAATAAGAACGATAGAAAAGTACCAGGTGATGCAGAGGAAGCCATGATCAGAGAGAGACAAGGAAAAAGGAAACGGTTGGAAAGAGAGAAGTCACAGAAAAAGTGAAAAGAAAATAGCGAAACACTCttcttttatatttacttttttttttgtatctttagATTTAAGAAAAAGAGAACTGTTCGTCAT comes from the Brassica napus cultivar Da-Ae chromosome A7, Da-Ae, whole genome shotgun sequence genome and includes:
- the LOC106357064 gene encoding probable peroxygenase 4; this encodes MASSASPGVKFVPEEDNFLQRHVAFFDRNKDGIVYPSETYQGFRAIGCGYLLSAFASLFINMGLSSKTRPGKGFSFSFPIEVKNIHLAKHGSDSGVYDKDGRFVASKFEEIFAKHSKTHPDALTGEELKQLLNANKEPNDRKGAIAGYTEWKMLHYLCKDKNGLLHKETVRAAYDGSLFEQLEKQTASKKHP
- the LOC106353800 gene encoding protein TIFY 7, producing the protein MERDFLGFSDKQYLNNVKDDRVGERGSSTKAARQWGPESAASIHRRSQYSGAFQNANPQLTIFYAGTVSVFNDISPDKAQAIMICAGNGLKIDTGESRLKKPLIETERVYGKQFHNAATAAASSSSATYCDNFSRCGDRPVDATNAMSMIESFNVDPGYMMPSVPQARKASLARFLEKRRERLMNAMPYKKMLLDLLTGESCGMNYSSASHT
- the LOC106353801 gene encoding endoglucanase 8 — protein: MAPSLSLVLLIVLLSSPAIYAGHDYRDALRKSIMFFEGQRSGKLPPDQRLRWRRDSALRDGSSAGVDLSGGYYDAGDNVKFGFPMAFTTTMLSWSIIDFGRTMGPELKNAVKAVKWGTDYLLKATAIPGVVFVQVGDAYSDHNCWERPEDMDTLRTVYKIDRAHPGSDVAGETAAALAASSIVFRRRDPAYSRRLLDRATRVFAFANRYRGAYSNSLYHAVCPFYCDFNGYQDELLWGAAWLHKASRKRAYREFIVKNEVILRAGDTINEFGWDNKHAGINVLISKEVLMGKAEYFESFKQNADGFICSILPGVSHPQVQYSRGGLLVKTGGSNMQHVTSLSFLLLAYSNYLSHAKKVVPCGELTASPSLLRQVAKRQVDYILGDNPLGMSYMVGYGRRFPRRIHHRGSSVPSVSAHPARIGCKEGSRYFLSPNPNPNLLVGAVVGGPNVTDAFPDSRPYFVQSEPTTYINAPLVGLLGYFSTHSSWR